One part of the Pannonibacter sp. XCT-53 genome encodes these proteins:
- a CDS encoding GntR family transcriptional regulator has protein sequence MPKTEDAYLALRGAILDCSLAPDAPLTVSSLKDRFGFGWTPLREALSRLEAERLVVLAPNKGFRVAGVSAESLKDLQEARLALELRLLARSVAEGDQAWEAAVVAAHHLLASTPSPDPDAEPASIRLWEARHDAFHATLLAGATAPWLTLFATQISAQLRRHNRYMLSAPDVRQRMQDDRDGTLRALYVRTLGLAHHTLLMEAALDRDSARAEHLLTEHIGFSQAVYDTLWPHAAGPARAG, from the coding sequence ATGCCCAAGACAGAGGATGCGTATCTCGCGCTCCGGGGCGCCATACTTGACTGCAGCCTGGCACCGGATGCGCCCCTGACCGTTTCGAGCCTGAAGGACCGGTTCGGGTTCGGCTGGACGCCCTTGCGCGAGGCCCTGTCCCGTCTGGAGGCCGAACGGCTGGTCGTGCTGGCGCCGAACAAGGGCTTCCGGGTCGCCGGCGTGTCGGCGGAGAGCCTGAAGGACCTGCAGGAGGCCCGCCTCGCGCTGGAGCTGCGGCTGCTGGCGCGGTCGGTGGCCGAAGGCGACCAGGCGTGGGAGGCTGCGGTTGTGGCGGCGCATCACCTGCTGGCCTCGACGCCGTCCCCCGATCCGGATGCCGAGCCGGCCAGCATCCGCCTCTGGGAAGCCCGTCACGATGCCTTCCATGCCACGTTGCTGGCGGGGGCGACCGCGCCCTGGCTCACGCTCTTCGCCACGCAGATCTCCGCCCAGCTTCGCCGCCACAACCGCTACATGCTGAGCGCGCCCGATGTGCGCCAGCGCATGCAGGATGACCGCGACGGCACGCTGCGGGCGCTCTATGTCCGCACCCTCGGCCTTGCGCATCACACGCTGCTGATGGAGGCGGCCCTTGACCGTGATTCGGCCCGGGCCGAGCACCTGCTGACCGAGCACATCGGTTTTTCCCAGGCCGTCTACGACACGCTCTGGCCACATGCGGCCGGACCGGCCCGGGCCGGCTGA
- a CDS encoding P1 family peptidase, with protein sequence MRDLGRAIGRFAPGPLNAITDVAGVRVGHVTLIEGERIRTGATAILPHGGNVFQDKVPAGFAVLNGFGKFAGSTQIAELGELESPIVLTNTLATGRAIEAIHAHVLAQPGNERVVSINAVVGETNDSRLNDIRAGRPTVAEIGAALAAAREGPVAEGAVGAGTGTVAFGLKGGIGTASRRVPLGGAGEAMLGVLVQANYGGSLRVDGVLVDTRATADADGSIVLILATDAALCPRNLTRLATRSFGGLARTGAALSNGSGDYALAFSTAGCLRLTPGRRAGTAPFGGLGNDRISPLFEAAIEAAEEAIVNALLAAGSLEGFDAGRMRPSRFEGLVLPAV encoded by the coding sequence CTGCGCGACCTCGGCCGCGCCATCGGGCGCTTTGCCCCCGGCCCCCTGAACGCGATCACCGATGTGGCCGGTGTGCGGGTCGGGCATGTGACGCTGATCGAGGGGGAGCGGATCCGCACCGGCGCGACCGCGATCCTGCCGCATGGCGGCAACGTGTTTCAGGACAAGGTCCCGGCGGGCTTCGCGGTGCTGAACGGGTTCGGCAAGTTTGCCGGATCGACGCAGATCGCGGAACTGGGGGAACTGGAGAGCCCGATCGTGCTCACCAACACCCTGGCCACAGGCCGGGCCATCGAGGCGATCCATGCCCATGTGCTGGCCCAGCCGGGCAACGAGCGCGTCGTGTCGATCAACGCGGTGGTGGGCGAGACCAACGACAGCCGCCTCAACGACATCCGCGCCGGACGACCGACCGTGGCGGAGATCGGTGCGGCCCTCGCGGCCGCCCGCGAAGGGCCGGTGGCGGAGGGCGCCGTCGGGGCCGGCACGGGCACCGTTGCCTTTGGCCTGAAGGGCGGGATCGGGACCGCGTCGCGCCGGGTGCCGCTCGGCGGTGCGGGCGAGGCGATGCTCGGGGTGCTCGTGCAGGCAAACTATGGCGGCAGCCTGCGCGTCGACGGCGTGCTGGTGGACACCCGCGCCACGGCAGACGCGGACGGGTCGATTGTTCTCATCCTGGCAACGGACGCTGCCCTTTGTCCGCGCAACCTGACGCGGCTGGCGACGCGCAGCTTTGGCGGCCTGGCCCGCACGGGCGCGGCCCTGTCCAACGGATCCGGCGACTATGCGCTGGCCTTCTCGACGGCCGGGTGCCTGCGCCTGACACCGGGGCGCCGGGCCGGCACGGCCCCGTTCGGCGGGCTGGGCAATGACCGGATCTCGCCGCTGTTCGAGGCCGCCATCGAGGCGGCCGAAGAGGCGATCGTCAACGCGCTGCTGGCGGCTGGCAGCCTGGAGGGCTTCGATGCGGGACGCATGAGGCCCTCCCGGTTTGAAGGACTGGTGCTGCCGGCTGTCTGA
- a CDS encoding L-serine ammonia-lyase, which yields MFISVFDVFKIGIGPSSSHTIGPMVAAARFLSSITPLPEGAARIQVRLHGSLAFTGKGHATDRAIFLGLMGAVPAEMDPEDVEPMLERLARDRQIRTPGGAQLSFDPETDLIFDFGPALPLHSNGMVFQLLDAAGAVLSELVLYSIGGGFIASADEIGQSRSGGNELAQQDVPYPFPNAATMLEMGKASGLTIAQMKWANECAARPDDEVEAGLDRIWAAMDGCINRGLKQDGILPGRLKVKRRARGIHEKLLADQGNNSPFKHTVMDWLGVYAMAVNEENAAGGRVVTAPTNGAAGVIPAVIRYYLDHCPDANQAGIRTFLLTAAAIGGIIKANASISGAEVGCQGEVGSASAMAAAGLCAALGGTNEQIENAAEIALEHHLGMTCDPIAGLVQVPCIERNAVGAVKAVTAASLALRGDGTHFVPLDGCIETMRQTGLDMTEKYKETSTGGLAVNIVEC from the coding sequence ATGTTCATCAGCGTCTTCGACGTCTTCAAGATCGGTATCGGCCCTTCGAGCTCCCACACGATCGGGCCCATGGTTGCGGCCGCGCGGTTCCTGTCGTCGATCACGCCCCTGCCGGAGGGCGCCGCGCGCATCCAGGTGCGCCTGCACGGATCGCTGGCTTTCACCGGCAAGGGCCATGCCACCGACCGCGCCATTTTCCTCGGGCTGATGGGCGCCGTGCCGGCCGAGATGGACCCGGAGGACGTGGAGCCGATGCTGGAGCGCCTGGCGCGGGATCGGCAGATCCGCACGCCGGGCGGCGCACAGCTTTCCTTTGATCCCGAGACGGACCTGATCTTCGACTTCGGCCCGGCGCTGCCGCTGCATTCCAACGGCATGGTGTTCCAGCTGCTCGACGCCGCCGGCGCGGTCCTGTCGGAGCTGGTTCTCTATTCCATCGGCGGCGGCTTCATCGCCAGCGCCGACGAGATCGGCCAGAGCCGCAGCGGCGGCAACGAACTGGCGCAGCAGGATGTGCCCTATCCCTTCCCCAATGCGGCCACCATGCTGGAGATGGGCAAGGCCTCCGGCCTGACCATTGCACAGATGAAATGGGCCAATGAGTGCGCCGCCCGTCCCGACGACGAGGTCGAGGCCGGGCTCGACCGGATCTGGGCGGCGATGGACGGCTGCATCAACCGTGGCCTGAAGCAGGACGGCATCCTGCCGGGGCGGCTGAAGGTGAAGCGCCGGGCCCGTGGCATCCACGAGAAGCTGCTGGCCGACCAGGGCAACAATTCGCCCTTCAAGCACACGGTGATGGACTGGCTCGGCGTCTATGCCATGGCGGTCAACGAGGAGAATGCCGCCGGCGGCCGGGTGGTGACCGCCCCGACCAACGGCGCGGCCGGCGTCATCCCGGCGGTGATCCGCTACTACCTCGACCATTGCCCCGACGCCAACCAGGCCGGCATCCGCACCTTCCTGCTGACCGCAGCCGCCATCGGCGGCATCATCAAGGCCAACGCCTCGATTTCCGGCGCGGAGGTGGGCTGCCAGGGCGAGGTCGGCTCGGCCTCGGCCATGGCTGCCGCCGGCCTCTGCGCCGCGCTCGGTGGCACCAACGAGCAGATCGAGAACGCGGCCGAGATCGCGCTCGAGCACCATCTCGGCATGACCTGCGACCCCATCGCCGGGCTGGTGCAGGTGCCCTGCATCGAACGCAACGCGGTCGGCGCCGTCAAGGCGGTGACGGCCGCCTCGCTCGCCCTGCGCGGGGATGGCACCCATTTCGTGCCGCTGGACGGCTGCATCGAGACCATGCGCCAGACCGGACTGGACATGACGGAAAAATACAAGGAGACCTCGACCGGAGGGCTTGCGGTGAATATCGTCGAATGCTGA
- a CDS encoding TRAP transporter substrate-binding protein encodes MQRREFLKAAAVTAAASPVLAAPALAQATLNLKLVGGFPRGFPGVGTGAEKLARRIEGMSDGKVKITYYGGGELVPPFEVFSAVSSGAADMGHTAPYFHVGKVRSAMYFTTVPYGLDQTELSGWIAFGGGQALWDEAYAPFGVKSFYAGGSGAQAGGWFKKPIEKLDDLAGLKMRIAGLGGDVMRKLGVNTVLTPPPEIYQALQSGVVDAAEFVGPWNDVALGLYKVAPYYYLPAFHEPGPALEMLVNQTVWGNLSPTLQAIFASAAKAQAEETIAEFRYNNTRVLADLTSKGAKVSAFPDDVVAALGKASREVLDAFPKGDPMAEKIHGAYVDYIRLCAAYTSAMEGRMYRDRSAVWGV; translated from the coding sequence ATGCAACGACGCGAGTTCCTGAAAGCAGCCGCCGTCACGGCCGCCGCAAGCCCGGTGCTGGCCGCACCGGCCCTCGCCCAGGCGACCCTCAATCTCAAGCTGGTCGGCGGCTTCCCGCGCGGCTTTCCCGGCGTCGGCACCGGCGCGGAAAAGCTCGCCCGGCGCATCGAGGGCATGAGCGACGGCAAGGTGAAGATCACCTATTACGGCGGCGGCGAGCTGGTGCCCCCCTTCGAGGTGTTCTCGGCCGTGTCCAGCGGTGCCGCCGACATGGGGCACACGGCGCCCTACTTCCATGTCGGCAAGGTCCGCTCGGCCATGTATTTCACCACCGTGCCCTATGGTCTCGACCAGACGGAGCTGTCGGGCTGGATTGCCTTCGGCGGCGGGCAGGCCCTCTGGGACGAAGCTTATGCCCCCTTCGGCGTGAAGTCCTTCTATGCCGGGGGCTCCGGCGCGCAGGCCGGCGGCTGGTTCAAGAAGCCGATCGAGAAGCTGGATGACCTCGCCGGTCTCAAGATGCGCATCGCCGGCCTTGGCGGCGACGTCATGCGCAAGCTGGGCGTCAACACGGTGCTGACCCCGCCGCCGGAAATCTACCAGGCGCTGCAGTCCGGGGTGGTCGATGCCGCGGAGTTCGTCGGGCCCTGGAACGATGTGGCGCTCGGCCTCTACAAGGTTGCGCCCTACTACTACCTGCCGGCATTCCACGAGCCGGGACCGGCGCTGGAAATGCTGGTGAACCAGACCGTCTGGGGCAACCTCTCGCCGACGCTGCAGGCGATCTTCGCCAGTGCCGCCAAGGCGCAGGCCGAGGAGACGATTGCCGAGTTCCGCTACAACAACACGCGGGTGCTGGCCGACCTGACGAGCAAGGGCGCCAAGGTCTCCGCCTTCCCCGACGACGTGGTGGCGGCGCTCGGCAAGGCCTCGCGCGAGGTGCTCGACGCCTTCCCCAAGGGCGATCCGATGGCAGAGAAGATCCACGGCGCGTATGTGGACTACATCCGCCTGTGTGCGGCCTATACCTCGGCGATGGAGGGCCGCATGTACCGCGACCGTTCCGCGGTCTGGGGCGTGTGA
- a CDS encoding iron-containing alcohol dehydrogenase, translating to MTALPSVNWSYPTAVRFGAGRIKELPAVVKLAGMKRPLLVTDPGLAKLPMIADMVALLKAEDIDCAVFSDVKPNPVDSNISAGVAAYKAGSHDGVLAVGGGSGLDAGKLIAFMSGQTRPIWDFEDIGDWYTRADPAGIAPIVAVPTTAGTGSEVGRAGVVTNEATHTKKVIFHPKMLPAYVICDPELTTGMPRMITVGTGMDALAHCLEALCSPFYHPMSEGIAVEGARLAIHNLPIVAANGSDLLARGHMMSAGAMGAVAFQKGLGAIHALSHPVGALYDTHHGMTNAVFMPYVLKFNRPAIEAKIERLAAFCGIAGGFDGFQAHILKMRSDLGVPHTIGGLGVDGAKRDLIADMAIVDPTAGGNPVELTRDAALSIFDAALEGKL from the coding sequence ATGACTGCCCTTCCGTCCGTGAACTGGTCCTATCCCACCGCCGTGCGCTTCGGCGCGGGCCGCATCAAGGAACTGCCTGCCGTCGTCAAGCTCGCCGGCATGAAGCGCCCACTGCTGGTCACCGATCCCGGCCTTGCGAAGCTGCCGATGATCGCCGACATGGTCGCCCTGCTGAAGGCCGAGGACATCGACTGCGCCGTCTTCTCCGACGTCAAGCCGAACCCGGTCGACAGCAACATTTCCGCAGGCGTTGCCGCCTACAAGGCCGGCAGCCATGACGGCGTGCTGGCGGTTGGCGGCGGCTCCGGCCTCGATGCCGGCAAGCTGATTGCCTTCATGTCCGGCCAGACCCGCCCGATCTGGGACTTCGAGGACATCGGCGACTGGTACACCCGCGCCGATCCGGCCGGCATTGCCCCGATCGTCGCCGTGCCGACCACGGCCGGCACCGGCTCGGAAGTCGGCCGCGCCGGCGTCGTCACCAACGAGGCGACCCACACCAAGAAGGTGATCTTCCACCCGAAGATGCTGCCGGCCTATGTCATCTGCGATCCGGAACTGACCACCGGCATGCCGCGCATGATCACCGTCGGCACCGGTATGGACGCCCTCGCCCACTGCCTGGAGGCGCTGTGCTCGCCGTTCTACCACCCGATGTCGGAAGGCATCGCGGTCGAAGGCGCGCGTCTGGCGATCCACAACCTGCCGATCGTCGCCGCCAACGGCTCCGACCTTCTGGCGCGTGGCCACATGATGAGCGCGGGCGCCATGGGGGCCGTTGCCTTCCAGAAGGGGCTCGGCGCCATCCACGCCCTGTCCCACCCGGTCGGCGCGCTCTATGACACGCACCACGGCATGACCAATGCCGTGTTCATGCCCTATGTGCTGAAGTTCAACCGCCCGGCCATCGAGGCCAAGATCGAGCGTCTGGCGGCCTTCTGCGGCATCGCCGGCGGCTTCGACGGTTTCCAGGCGCATATCCTGAAGATGCGCTCCGACCTCGGCGTGCCGCACACCATCGGCGGCCTCGGCGTCGACGGCGCCAAGCGCGACCTGATCGCCGACATGGCCATCGTCGACCCGACCGCCGGCGGCAACCCGGTCGAACTGACCCGCGACGCGGCGCTGTCGATCTTCGACGCGGCGCTCGAAGGCAAGCTCTGA
- a CDS encoding MAPEG family protein: MDSLALLLMVTPVYAALLALLFLFLSYRVIARRNQARVALGHGGDADLTRRVRVHANFAEYVPFALLLLALCELQGAPFALLHGYGAVLLAGRLSHAYGVSQVAENLKFRMAGMIATFGVIAATALTSLYLAITG; encoded by the coding sequence TTGGATTCGCTCGCCCTGCTCCTGATGGTCACGCCGGTTTATGCGGCCCTGCTGGCATTGCTGTTCCTGTTCCTGTCCTATCGCGTCATCGCGCGGCGCAACCAGGCCCGCGTCGCCCTCGGGCATGGCGGCGATGCCGACCTGACGCGGCGCGTGCGCGTGCATGCGAACTTTGCCGAATATGTCCCCTTCGCGCTGCTGCTGCTTGCCCTGTGCGAGCTGCAGGGGGCTCCCTTTGCGCTGCTGCATGGCTATGGCGCGGTGCTGCTGGCCGGTCGTCTCAGCCATGCCTATGGCGTCTCGCAGGTTGCGGAAAACCTCAAGTTCCGCATGGCGGGCATGATCGCGACCTTCGGCGTCATCGCAGCGACCGCGCTGACGAGCCTGTATCTCGCCATCACCGGGTGA